A part of Tachysurus vachellii isolate PV-2020 chromosome 4, HZAU_Pvac_v1, whole genome shotgun sequence genomic DNA contains:
- the c1ql4b gene encoding complement C1q-like protein 4 yields the protein MVLVLLVAIPLLVHSTKLGGVGGGVGGTHYEMLGSCKMVCNSLTPRNELTPVSPPPHDIPTRRAGGKSSFRGIPGLPGPPGPRGPPGDPGKPGPPGPPGPGPGGYVPSFYSPKIAFYAGLRKQHEGSEVLKFDDVVTNVGNYYEPTTGKFTCPLPGIYFFTYHVLMRGGDGTSMWADLKKNGQVRASAIAQDADQNYDYASNSVILHLDVGDEVCVQLDGGKVHGGNTNKYSTFSGFLIYPD from the exons ATGGTGCTGGTGTTACTGGTTGCCATCCCACTATTAGTTCACAGCACTAAGCTGGGTGGAGTCGGAGGTGGAGTCGGAGGGACACATTATGAGATGCTGGGTAGCTGTAAGATGGTATGCAACTCTCTCACGCCCAGAAATGAACTCACGCCCGTTTCCCCGCCTCCCCATGACATCCCCACACGCCGGGCCGGAGGGAAATCCAGTTTCCGTGGGATTCCGGGCCTACCAGGACCACCTGGACCACGAGGGCCACCTGGAGATCCAGGTAAACCGGGTCCTCCGGGTCCACCGGGTCCAGGTCCTGGAGGATATGTCCCGTCATTCTACAGCCCAAAAATAGCATTTTACGCCGGTCTGCGCAAACAGCACGAGGGCAGCGAGGTCCTGAAATTTGACGACGTGGTGACCAACGTGGGAAACTATTACGAGCCCACAACAGGAAAGTTCACCTGTCCTTTACCAGGGATCTACTTCTTCACTTACCACGTCCTCATGAGGGGAGGAGATGGGACCAGCATGTGGGCCGACCTCAAGAAGAATGGACAG gtgCGGGCGAGTGCCATCGCTCAGGACGCAGATCAGAATTACGACTACGCCTCCAACAGTGTGATCCTGCATTTAGACGTCGgggatgaagtgtgtgtgcagctggATGGAGGAAAGGTTCACGGAGGAAACACCAACAAATACAGCACCTTCAGCGGGTTTCTCATCTAcccagattaa